In Gossypium raimondii isolate GPD5lz chromosome 12, ASM2569854v1, whole genome shotgun sequence, a single window of DNA contains:
- the LOC105763220 gene encoding naringenin,2-oxoglutarate 3-dioxygenase, producing MAPSTLTALAEEKTLQASFVRDEDERPKVAYNQFSNDIPVISLAGIDDVDGKRGEICKKIVEACEDWGVFQVVDHGVDTKLVSEMTRFAREFFALPAEEKLRFDMSGGKKGGFIVSSHLQGEAVQDWREIVTYFSYPLKSRDYSRWPDKPEGWIEVTKEYSERLMGLACKLLEVLSEAMGLEKEALTKACVDMDQKVVVNFYPKCPQPDLTLGLKRHTDPGTITLLLQDQVGGLQATRDNGKTWITVQPVEGAFVVNLGDHGHYLSNGRFKNADHQAVVNSNCSRLSIATFQNPAPDATVYPLKIREGEKPILEEPITFAEMYRRKMSKDLELARLKKLAKEQQQLKEKEAENEKPKLEAKPLEEILA from the exons ATGGCTCCTTCAACTCTGACGGCTCTTGCGGAAGAGAAAACCTTGCAGGCAAGCTTCGTTCGTGATGAAGATGAGCGTCCTAAGGTTGCTTACAACCAATTCAGTAATGATATCCCTGTCATCTCTCTTGCTGGTATCGATGATGTTGATGGCAAGAGGGGTGAGATATGCAAGAAGATTGTTGAGGCTTGTGAGGATTGGGGTGTCTTCCAGGTTGTGGATCATGGTGTTGATACTAAACTCGTGTCCGAAATGACCCGTTTTGCCAGAGAGTTTTTTGCTTTGCCTGCTGAAGAGAAGCTTCGGTTCGATATGTCTGGTGGCAAGAAAGGTGGTTTCATCGTCTCCAGCCACCTTCAG GGAGAAGCAGTGCAAGATTGGCGGGAGATTGTGACATACTTTTCATACCCATTGAAGAGCAGGGACTATTCAAGGTGGCCTGATAAGCCAGAGGGCTGGATTGAAGTTACAAAGGAGTACAGCGAGAGGTTGATGGGCCTAGCTTGCAAGCTTCTTGAGGTGTTGTCAGAGGCCATGGGTTTAGAGAAGGAGGCTTTGACTAAGGCATGTGTGGACATGGATCAGAAAGTGGTGGTTAACTTCTATCCTAAATGCCCTCAACCTGACCTCACTTTAGGACTCAAGCGCCACACTGACCCAGGCACCATCACACTCTTGCTTCAAGACCAAGTTGGTGGGCTTCAGGCCACCCGGGACAATGGCAAGACGTGGATCACTGTCCAACCTGTGGAAGGAGCCTTTGTGGTCAACCTTGGAGACCATGGCCAT TATCTGAGCAATGGGAGGTTCAAGAATGCTGATCACCAAGCAGTGGTGAACTCAAACTGCAGCAGATTGTCAATAGCCACATTCCAAAATCCAGCACCCGATGCCACAGTGTATCCCTTGAAGATCAGAGAAGGAGAGAAACCAATCCTTGAGGAGCCCATCACATTTGCTGAGATGTATAGGAGGAAGATGAGCAAGGATCTTGAGCTTGCCAGGCTGAAGAAGCTGGCCAAAGAGCAGCAACAGTTGAAGGAGAAGGAGGCTGAGAATGAGAAGCCCAAGCTTGAAGCCAAGCCATTGGAGGAAATCCTTGCATAA
- the LOC105763222 gene encoding uncharacterized protein LOC105763222: METPSSTRRVTRSQTLAALNNSNIPLSKGNKEKPQERSALIDITNDSPIVGLAMETPSSATGKQRSSRAKSMMMTPGSGEALLRGQVKTLLQKVEEEAEVSKVTMESRPSLRFQAGCGNSPMGLMAPTPANTPLFSGLCEDGNGIGGINNSGLGPIVMALPVVEQQFRTSEVVSLESQRSVITRSLLLDFSEQSSESGVTDQGKSSACKEKASSIWSIQVNASIDDEDDEEPIEEMGDDYYEGEEEEEDDDDGGLVDELCEGLSKISMKEMFRGRHTRFVYNSDDEIEREEDMIRLKGLPTPKGKHLRFPIEEEEGA; the protein is encoded by the exons ATGGAGACCCCTTCATCTACAAGACGAGTCACCAGGTCCCAGACTTTGGCTGCTTTGAACAACAGCAATATCCCTCTTTCCA AGGGAAATAAGGAAAAGCCACAAGAAAGGTCTGCTCTTATTGATATAACGAATGACTCCCCTATTGTTGGGCTTGCAATGGAAACACCGTCATCTGCTACAGGTAAGCAGCGGAGTAGTAGAGCCAAGAGCATGATGATGACTCCTGGTTCTGGTGAGGCTTTGTTGAGAGGTCAAGTCAAGACTCTGTTGCAAAAAGTTGAAGAGGAAGCTGAGGTTTCAAAAGTTACAATGGAGAGCCGTCCTTCTCTTCGATTTCAGGCTGGATGTGGGAATTCCCCAATGGGACTTATGGCCCCTACTCCTGCAAATACACCACTCTTCTCAGGTCTTTGTGAGGATGGAAATGGAATTGGAGGTATTAACAATAGTGGGTTGGGTCCAATAGTGATGGCTCTTCCTGTTGTTGAGCAACAGTTTAGGACTTCCGAG GTGGTGAGTCTTGAGTCACAGAGAAGTGTGATAACTAGGTCATTGCTGCTTGATTTTTCTGAGCAATCATCAGAATCTGGAGTGACTGATCAAGGAAAAAGTAGTGCATGCAAAGAGAAGGCCTCTAGTATTTGGTCTATCCAGGTTAATGCCAgcattgatgatgaagatgatgaggAACCGATTGAAGAAATGGGAGATGACTACTATgagggagaagaagaagaagaagatgatgatgatggaggATTGGTTGATGAGCTTTGTGAAGGTTTAAGCAAGATAAGCATGAAAGAGATGTTTAGAGGAAGACATACAAGATTCGTATACAACAGTGATGATGAGATTGAAAGGGAGGAGGATATGATACGCTTGAAGGGATTGCCAACACCTAAAGGGAAGCACCTGCGCTTTCCTATA
- the LOC105763221 gene encoding gibberellin-regulated protein 1: MALSTNMAASLVLFSLLLLHFTQAEELMSIDGAPSPSPQAQPIDCGIACEGRCGLSKRPNLCKRSCGSCCKRCKCVPPGTSGNYEACPCYANLTTRKNARKCP, encoded by the exons ATGGCCCTTTCCACAAACATGGCTGCTTCACttgttcttttctctcttttgctGCTTCATTTCACTCAAGCTGAAGAATTG ATGAGCATTGATGGAGCTCCAAGCCCTTCACCTCAGGCGCAACCTATTG ATTGTGGAATAGCATGTGAAGGAAGATGCGGACTATCAAAGAGGCCAAATCTGTGCAAAAGGTCGTGTGGGAGTTGCTGTAAGAGGTGCAAGTGTGTTCCACCAGGGACGTCAGGCAACTATGAAGCCTGCCCTTGCTATGCCAACTTAACCACGCGCAAAAATGCTCGCAAGTGTCCATGA